The following DNA comes from Streptomyces sp. NBC_00273.
GTCGGTGAGGTAGACGCGGATCATCATCACGTCGTCCCAGCCCGCACCGCCGGCCTCCAGGACGGAGCGGACGTTCTCCAGCGTCTGGAGGGTCTGCTCGCGCAGGGCCGGACCGGCGGGCGTGGGCGGCTGCCCCTCCACGTGCGGGAGGAAACCGACCTGACCGGCGACCTGGAGGATGTTCCCCTTCCGCACGCCGTGCGAGAACTTCGCGGGCGGGGCGGTGTGGGTGGCGGGCGTGATGGCGACCTTCTCGCTCACGTTCGTCTCGGTCACGTTCGTCTCGGTCACGTCGTTCTCGCTCACGTCGTTCTCGCTCACGTGCTCTCCTGTGCTCCTGAGTAGTCCTGGCTGATGGCTTCGGCGGTGCGCAGCACCTGCGGCAGCAGTTCGAACAGCCCCTCGGCGGGGATGACCACACCGGGCGCGGAGACCGACAGCGCCGCGACGACCCGCCCGTCCGGCCCGTGCACGGGCGCCCCGAGGCAGTTGATGGACTCCTCGTGCCCACCGAGATCGGTGGCCCAGCCCTGCTCCCGTACGAGGTCCAGCTCGCGCAGGAAGGCCGCCGCGTCCGGGGTGGAGCGGGCGGTGTAGCGGGGGTACTCGATCCGGCCGGCGAGGGCCCGGAGCTCGGCCTCGGGCAGGTCGGCGAGGAGCAGCTTGGCCACGGCGGCGACGGTGAGGGGCACGGGCCTGCCGATGCGGGAGTACATGCGGACCGGGTAGCGGCTGTCGACCTTGTCGACGTACACGACCTCGTCGTCCTGGTGGAGGGCGAGGTGAACGGTGTGCCCGGTGGTCCGGTTCAGCTCGACGAGGTGGGGGTGCGCGATCTCCCGGACGTCCAGGTTCTCGATGGCCTCGGCGGCGAGCGCGAAGAGCTGCGCGCCGAGCCGGTAGCGGCCGTCGGGCCGGCGGTAGACGAAGCCGCGCTCGTTCAGGGTGCGCAGGAGGCGCAGCGCGGTGCTCTTGTGCACGCCGAGCTCGTCCGCGACCTCGCCGAGGCCGGCGGGGCCCTTCGCCAGCAGCGGCAGGATGCCGAGTGCCCTCTCGACCGACTGGCTCATCGCTCGCCCTCTCCTACGGTCACTGCAACACCGGCTCGGATCCAGCCTCGCCGGCGATTGAGGCGCGGGGGTTCGGGGGCGGAGCCCCCGCAGCGGCGCCGCACGTTGACCCACCGTCACCCGGGATGTTAGACAGCGTGCAGCGGTATACGCAACGACCGTTGCACCACACGCAACCCCCGGGAGGCACCCCGCATGGCCAGCGACAGCGACCCCGTCAAGGACCTCGCCGACGAGCCGGTCGACCACCGGTTCAAGGGCCTCCCCCCGGACGCCCAGGCGCACGGCCTCACCGTCGGCCGGCTCGCCGCCGAGCGCCGCGACCTGTACACCGGCGGCTTCACCACCCCCGTCCTGACCCTCGACGCGGACGCGCTGGAGCACAACCTCGCCGCGCTCGGCACCTACGCCGCCCGTCACGACCTGGCCTTCGCCCCGCACGGCAAGACCCCCATGGCCCCGCAGCTCTTCCGCCGCCAGCTGGAGCACGGCGCGTGGGGCATCACCGTCGCCATGCCCCACCAGGCCCGCGTCTGCCGCGCCTTCGGCATCCGGACGATCTTCCTGGCCAACGAGCTGGTCGATGCTCCCGCCCTGCGCTGGGTCGCCGACGAGCTCGCCGCCGACCCCGACTTCCGGTTCGTCTGTTACGTCGACTCCGTCCGCGGGGTCGAGCTGATGGACGCCGCCCTGCAGGGCCACAGCGCCACCCTCGACGTCGTCCTCGAACTCGGCGCCGGCGCCGAGGGGCGCACGGGGCTCCGTACCGACGACGAATGCCAGGCCGTCGCCCAGGCCGTCGCCGCGTCCCCCGCCCTGCGCCTGGCCGGCGTGGCCGGCTACGAGGCCACCATGCCCGGCGCCGACGCCGACAGCGTCCGCGCCTGGCTGCGCCGCCTCACCGCGCTCGCCGCCGATCTCGACAAGCAGGGCCTCTTCACCGGCACCGGCCTGGACGAGGTCATCGTCAGCGCCGGCGGCAGCGAATGGTTCGACGCCGTCGCCGACGTCTTCGCCGGGATCCCGGAGCTGTCGCTGCCCGTCCTGCCGCTGCTGCGCTCCGGCGCGTACGTCTCCCACGACCACGGTTGGTACTCGGGCCTGACCCCCTTCAACCGCGTTCCCGAGGAGGGCGGCCTGCTCCCCGCCTTCCGGCTGTGGACCCAAGTGGTCTCCCGCCCCACGCCCGGCCAGGCCTTCGTCAACGCCGGCAAGCGCGACATCGCCTACGACCTCGGCCTGCCCGAAGTGCTCGCCGTGCGCAGCGCCCGCGACGGCGTCGAGCGCGCCGCGACCGGAATCCGGGTGACCAAGCTGTCCGACCAGCACGCCTGGGTCGAGACGGACGCCGACGCCACCGCGCTGGAGGTCGGCGACTGGGTCTCCCTCGGCATGGCCCACCCCTGCACGATCTTCGAGAAGTGGCCGCTGATCCCGGTCGTGCAGGCCGACGGCGCCGTCACCGACTACATCCGCACGTTCTTCTAGGCACCGGTCGGTGGACCTGGTCATCCGGGGGGCCCGCGTCGTCGACGGCACGGGCGGGCCCTCGTACACCGCCGACGTCGGCGTCCACGAGGGCCGGATCGCCGAGATCGGCAGGCTGCCGGGCGGCCGGCTCCCGGGGGGCGGGCGCCGGACCCTCGACGCCCGCGGCCTCGCCCTCGCCCCGGGTTTCGTC
Coding sequences within:
- a CDS encoding amino acid deaminase: MASDSDPVKDLADEPVDHRFKGLPPDAQAHGLTVGRLAAERRDLYTGGFTTPVLTLDADALEHNLAALGTYAARHDLAFAPHGKTPMAPQLFRRQLEHGAWGITVAMPHQARVCRAFGIRTIFLANELVDAPALRWVADELAADPDFRFVCYVDSVRGVELMDAALQGHSATLDVVLELGAGAEGRTGLRTDDECQAVAQAVAASPALRLAGVAGYEATMPGADADSVRAWLRRLTALAADLDKQGLFTGTGLDEVIVSAGGSEWFDAVADVFAGIPELSLPVLPLLRSGAYVSHDHGWYSGLTPFNRVPEEGGLLPAFRLWTQVVSRPTPGQAFVNAGKRDIAYDLGLPEVLAVRSARDGVERAATGIRVTKLSDQHAWVETDADATALEVGDWVSLGMAHPCTIFEKWPLIPVVQADGAVTDYIRTFF
- a CDS encoding RidA family protein: MSEKVAITPATHTAPPAKFSHGVRKGNILQVAGQVGFLPHVEGQPPTPAGPALREQTLQTLENVRSVLEAGGAGWDDVMMIRVYLTDTGHFAEMNALYNAYFEEQGLKEAPAARTTVYVGLPAGLLIEIDALAVLG
- a CDS encoding IclR family transcriptional regulator, with product MSQSVERALGILPLLAKGPAGLGEVADELGVHKSTALRLLRTLNERGFVYRRPDGRYRLGAQLFALAAEAIENLDVREIAHPHLVELNRTTGHTVHLALHQDDEVVYVDKVDSRYPVRMYSRIGRPVPLTVAAVAKLLLADLPEAELRALAGRIEYPRYTARSTPDAAAFLRELDLVREQGWATDLGGHEESINCLGAPVHGPDGRVVAALSVSAPGVVIPAEGLFELLPQVLRTAEAISQDYSGAQEST